From the genome of Miscanthus floridulus cultivar M001 chromosome 10, ASM1932011v1, whole genome shotgun sequence, one region includes:
- the LOC136484791 gene encoding cysteine-rich receptor-like protein kinase 26 isoform X1, which yields MVGEASMGESAQNETSLLSTLPKELPLEFFTEITSGFSKDRILRASAFGTFYTGILQNGLVVCVKKLAENLQIPAGRQFDNEATNLLVAQHENIVKLLGFCRQITKKVVEHNARFILVDKDECVLCYEHVPRGSLRDYLSDEANRTDWDTHFKIIKGICQGVHFLHEGEYGRIVHMDLQPDNILLDDKMVPKIADFGLSRFFNREQSRLYTINVAGLKGYMAPEYLQRGEISWQCDIYSLGVLIIEITTREKNCCDDKDKSGREYISSVRRTWTDEHITIKYMSLDADRLQQVKACIDIGFKCVDVNQKNRPSTVEIVDRLHGKRAG from the exons ATGGTGGGTGAAGCTAGTATGGGGGAAAGCGCACAGAACGAGACAAGTCTTCTAAGTACATTGCCGAAGGAACTGCCACTAGAGTTTTTCACTGAAATTACGTCAGGATTCTCTAAAGACCGAATACTCCGTGCAAGCGCATTCGGAACATTCTATACG GGAATTCTGCAAAATGGCCTAGTGGtttgtgtgaagaagcttgcggAAAATCTGCAAATTCCTGCTGGCAGACAATTTGACAATGAGGCAACCAATCTTTTAGTTGCACAACATGAAAATATAGTAAAGTTGCTCGGGTTCTGCCGTCAAATAACAAAGAAGGTTGTGGAACACAATGCAAGATTTATTCTTGTTGACAAAGATGAATGTGTACTCTGCTACGAACATGTACCCAGGGGAAGCCTTCGCGACTATCTTTCTG ATGAAGCAAATAGAACGGACTGGGACACACACTTCAAAATAATTAAGGGCATTTGCCAGGGTGTACATTTCCTACACGAGGGAGAGTATGGTCGTATTGTTCATATGGATCTTCAGCCTGACAATATATTGTTAGATGATAAGATGGTGCCAAAGATTGCCGACTTTGGTCTCTCACGGTTCTTCAATCGTGAACAATCCCGATTATACACTATAAATGTTGCGGGCTTAAA AGGTTACATGGCTCCAGAATATCTACAACGTGGTGAAATCTCGTGGCAGTGTGACATATATAGTTTAGGTGTCCTGATTATTGAGATCACCACGCGAGAGAAGAACTGTTGCGACGACAAAGACAAATCTGGAAGGGAATATATTTCTAGT GTACGTAGAACTTGGACAGATGAGCACATAACCATCAAGTACATGTCTCTAGATGCAGATCGCCTTCAGCAAGTGAAAGCATGCATTGATATAGGGTTCAAATGTGTCGATGTCAATCAGAAAAATAGACCATCTACAGTTGAAATTGTTGACCGGCTCCACGGAAAACGTGCAGGATAG
- the LOC136484791 gene encoding cysteine-rich receptor-like protein kinase 44 isoform X2: protein MVGEASMGESAQNETSLLSTLPKELPLEFFTEITSGFSKDRILRASAFGTFYTGILQNGLVVCVKKLAENLQIPAGRQFDNEATNLLVAQHENIVKLLGFCRQITKKVVEHNARFILVDKDECVLCYEHVPRGSLRDYLSDDKMVPKIADFGLSRFFNREQSRLYTINVAGLKGYMAPEYLQRGEISWQCDIYSLGVLIIEITTREKNCCDDKDKSGREYISSVRRTWTDEHITIKYMSLDADRLQQVKACIDIGFKCVDVNQKNRPSTVEIVDRLHGKRAG from the exons ATGGTGGGTGAAGCTAGTATGGGGGAAAGCGCACAGAACGAGACAAGTCTTCTAAGTACATTGCCGAAGGAACTGCCACTAGAGTTTTTCACTGAAATTACGTCAGGATTCTCTAAAGACCGAATACTCCGTGCAAGCGCATTCGGAACATTCTATACG GGAATTCTGCAAAATGGCCTAGTGGtttgtgtgaagaagcttgcggAAAATCTGCAAATTCCTGCTGGCAGACAATTTGACAATGAGGCAACCAATCTTTTAGTTGCACAACATGAAAATATAGTAAAGTTGCTCGGGTTCTGCCGTCAAATAACAAAGAAGGTTGTGGAACACAATGCAAGATTTATTCTTGTTGACAAAGATGAATGTGTACTCTGCTACGAACATGTACCCAGGGGAAGCCTTCGCGACTATCTTTCTG ATGATAAGATGGTGCCAAAGATTGCCGACTTTGGTCTCTCACGGTTCTTCAATCGTGAACAATCCCGATTATACACTATAAATGTTGCGGGCTTAAA AGGTTACATGGCTCCAGAATATCTACAACGTGGTGAAATCTCGTGGCAGTGTGACATATATAGTTTAGGTGTCCTGATTATTGAGATCACCACGCGAGAGAAGAACTGTTGCGACGACAAAGACAAATCTGGAAGGGAATATATTTCTAGT GTACGTAGAACTTGGACAGATGAGCACATAACCATCAAGTACATGTCTCTAGATGCAGATCGCCTTCAGCAAGTGAAAGCATGCATTGATATAGGGTTCAAATGTGTCGATGTCAATCAGAAAAATAGACCATCTACAGTTGAAATTGTTGACCGGCTCCACGGAAAACGTGCAGGATAG